The Microbaculum marinisediminis sequence GAGCCGAAAAAGGCACAGCCGGCCGGCTGTACCGGCGACGGCGGATTCGGGATGGAAAGAGGGGCCGAGCGCCGCTCAGCAGGCGACCTGCAGGATCGGCTGGCGCGCCATCATGGCGAAATCCGCGACCGCCTGATCGATCCGGTCGTTGAGATCGGGGGCCGCCACCGCGCCGTCGCGGAAATCGCTGTCGCCGGCATAGATGGCCACCGGTGCGGTGCGCGCGCAGAAGAAGGAGAAGAGCGGACGAAGCTGGTGTTCGACGACGAGGGCGTGACGATGCCCCCCGCCGGTCGCGCAGATCAGCACCGGCTTGTTGTGGAGCTTGATCGGATCGACGAGATCGAAGACATGCTTGAAGATGCCGGAATAGGACCCCTTGTAGACCGGCGAGCCGACGACCAGCAGGTCGGCCTGCTCGATCCCGTCCAGGATCGTTCGTCCCGCCTCGCAAAGGCGACCACGGTCGTAGGTCAACGGCTCGCTCATGAAGCTGCCGCAATCCTCGATGCGGGCGTCGATGTCGGCATGGCGCCCCAGGCGTTCGACCACGGTCTCCACCAGCGCGCGCGTCTTGGACGGGCGGCTGGCGCTGCCGCTGAAGGCGAATACACTCTGTCGAATCGGCATGATGGGTTTCTCCTCCTGCTGCCGGCGCCCCCTGACACACGCGGGAGCTCCGGTGCGCCCGAAACGCATGTCGGTTGGCCTTGTTTGTGGTATTACTATATAGTTTATATAAATAAGGGATGCAAGCCGAATGTCCGCCTCTGACGACGCCAAGCCCGCGACGGGTCGCGATGCGCCCTGGCCCACGCCCGCCGCGGCGCACAGCATGCCGCTGTACGAGGTCGTCAAGCGCCAGATCACCGAAGCCATCCTGTCCGGGCGCTGGCCGGCCGGCACGGTGCTGCCCAGCGAGATCGCGCTCGGCGAGCAGTTCGGCGTGGCGACCGGCACGGTGCGCCGGGCGCTCCTCGATCTCACCAATGACGGCCTTTTGAGCCGCCGCCGCAAGACCGGCACGGTCGTCACCGGCCGGACGCCGCAGCACAGCCTGGCGCTGTTGATGAAGTACTTCCGGCTGCACCGCGCCGACGGCGCGCTCACCACCGCCGAGTCCC is a genomic window containing:
- a CDS encoding NAD(P)H-dependent oxidoreductase is translated as MPIRQSVFAFSGSASRPSKTRALVETVVERLGRHADIDARIEDCGSFMSEPLTYDRGRLCEAGRTILDGIEQADLLVVGSPVYKGSYSGIFKHVFDLVDPIKLHNKPVLICATGGGHRHALVVEHQLRPLFSFFCARTAPVAIYAGDSDFRDGAVAAPDLNDRIDQAVADFAMMARQPILQVAC